Within Amycolatopsis sp. cg5, the genomic segment AAGCTGCGCGCGGCACTCGGCGGCCGCTGCATCGCGGCCGTCTCCGGCGGCGCCCCGCTGGGCGCGCGGCTCGCGCACTTCTTCCGCGGCATCGGCGTCCCGGTGTTCGAGGGCTACGGCCTCACCGAGACCTCGGCGGCCGCGCACGTCAACACCCGCACCGCGTTCCGTGTCGGCACCGTCGGCAAGCCCGTCGCGGGCACCTCGTGCCGGATCGCCGACGACGGCGAGATCCTGCTCAAGGGCGACGTCGTCTTCGGCGCGTACTACAACAACGAGGCCGCGACCAAGGAGTCGCTGAATGACGGCTGGTTCCACACCGGCGACATCGGCGAGCTCTCCGACGACGGCTTCCTCAAGATCACCGGGCGCAAGAAGGAGATCATCGTCACCGCCGGCGGCAAGAACGTCGCGCCGTCCGGCCTCGAGGACACGATGAAGGCCAGCCCGCTGATCAGCCAGGCCATGGTCGTCGGCGACCAGCGCCCGTTCATCGGCGCGCTGGTGACCATCGACGAGGAGTACTTCCCGACCTGGAAGTCCCAGCACGGCAAGGATTCCGGCGCCTCGGTCGCCGACCTGGCCAACGACGCCGACCTGCGCGCCGAAGTCCAGACGGCGGTCGACCAGGCCAACCTGGCGGTGTCGAAGGCGGAGGCGATCAAGAAGTTCACGATCCTCGCCAAGGACTTCACCGAGGCGGGCGGCGAGATCACGCCGAGCCTCAAGCTCAAGCGCAACGTCGTCAGCAAGAACTACGCGCTCGACATCGAGGCGCTCTACAAGAAGTAAGGGCTCGTGCGCGTTGCGGGCGGTTCTTGAGCGGAAGGCCAAATGTGGAGTCTTGCGCTCGGGCGCGGCTGAACCACACAAAGGCCACCCTTGTAACGCTGAGCGTGACATGGGCCCCCTTCATCACGTCTCAGACTCCAGCAAAACCGCGTGAAAAGGACATATAGGACCGCATTTCGCGTCTGGCGTCCATGGTGGACACGAATCGGGTGTAGTTCACCAGCGAGACGACGTGAACGCCCCGTTCACAACGTTCAACGTCGCGAACGAGGCGTTCACGCCATCCCACCTGGCGCAGCGACCACACGTGGCGGGCGAGTCATGGGGGTCGTGAGTGGTACGGCCGGTTCTAACCGGTCTAAACACTCACGACCCCTTGCCCTCACTCAGCCGCGAAATGCCGTGCGTCCGGGCCTCGCGACGTGACCTCGTCAGCCAGACCGACGCACGCCACATTTGCCCTTCCCCTCAAATAGAACCGCCCGCAACGCGCACGACCCCGATTGCTCAGGCGGGTGCCGTGATGGGGGCGTCCCACTCGATGTGGTGGTCGTAGAGCCAATTCCGCTCGGTCCCCGCGTCGCGCTGGCCCGCGCTGACGGCGACCAGGCGCTCGACGCGCTCGCGGCGCAGGCCCTCGTAGGTCTTGAACGCCTCGGGCGCGTCGGGCAGGTCGCGCAGGCACTGGGCGAGCACGACGCTGTCCTCCAACGCCATCGACGCGCCCTGGCCCGCCGCGGGTGAGGCGGCGTGCGCGGCGTCGCCGACGAGGACCATCTCGGGCGTCGACCAGATCGGCAACATAGGGACGTCGTAAGCGAGTCCGCCATGGACCTCGTCGCCGGTCGCGGCGATGATGCCCGCCGACGGCGGCACGTCGTCCGCGAAGGCCTCGGCCGCCAGGGAACGCCACTGGGCGGGGGTGACGGCCGCGAGTTCGGCGCGGGAGCGTTCCGGGCCGGGGATGCGCGAGAACCAATACGTCTGGCCGTCAGGTGCGGTCGTGTAGCCGAAGAACGCGTGCTTGCCTTGGATCATGCGGTAGATCGCGGGCGCGGACGGGATGTCCTTGCTGCGCGTGTAGCCGTAGACGATGTTGAGGCCGGTGTAGCGCGGGCTCGGCGCGTCGGGGTCGATGAGCTTGCGTACCACCGAATGCAGGCCGTCGGCGCCGATCAGGATGTCGCCGCGCGCGATCGAGCCGTCCTCGAAGCGGGCTTCGACGCCGTGTGACGTCGTCTCCGCCGAGATCAGGCGTTTGCCGTGTTCGAAGGCGATGCCGCGACGGGCGGCCTCGCCGTGCAGCACGCGGTAGAGCCCGGCCCGGGTGAGCGTGCGCGGGCTGGTGACGCCGACGCGGGAGAAGACCCGCTCCCCCAT encodes:
- a CDS encoding FAD-dependent monooxygenase; its protein translation is MTRRAVIIGGGISGAVTAMALHKAGIEAVIHEAYPEGAADAGAFLTIMDNGMDALSAIDALDPVIDNSFPAHGVEVFGVTGEQMGERVFSRVGVTSPRTLTRAGLYRVLHGEAARRGIAFEHGKRLISAETTSHGVEARFEDGSIARGDILIGADGLHSVVRKLIDPDAPSPRYTGLNIVYGYTRSKDIPSAPAIYRMIQGKHAFFGYTTAPDGQTYWFSRIPGPERSRAELAAVTPAQWRSLAAEAFADDVPPSAGIIAATGDEVHGGLAYDVPMLPIWSTPEMVLVGDAAHAASPAAGQGASMALEDSVVLAQCLRDLPDAPEAFKTYEGLRRERVERLVAVSAGQRDAGTERNWLYDHHIEWDAPITAPA